One Calonectris borealis chromosome 21, bCalBor7.hap1.2, whole genome shotgun sequence genomic window, AGAAAGGAATCatgtaatgtttcatttttaatctgtGAAACCTTTCTACTCCTTTACATTTGGCAGAGACAAAGGAAATAACCTGGATCTAATGTGTTGGAAGCATCTCTAGAATCCAAGTAAAAGGGAGAGTGGGCTGATGCAGCGCTGTGTTCTGCAGCAAAAGGACTGGCTATACCTGCACTGGTCATTCAGCATGGAAACTAATTAAGGAattaaacaatgaaagaaaatgagtgCTGAATGACCGTTTTCAGGCTCCGCTGTAGTCATGAGAGGTCTGTAGTATAGAACCAGCATACTTAAAATAACCAGCTCgagcaaatgaaaatgaagtctCCCTTAATCTGGAAGTGCCATATTAGACCATTGTTGAGGCTGTTTGCCTTATTGTGACTTAAACGTAAATTGCGTGAAAATGGGCCATGACTGTTTCTATAGAATGGGCAAAGATCGGTGCTTTGAGAGCAAAAGTATCTGGTTGGTTCACAGTGGAACTGTGATTTCTTCAATCTGCAGGCAGTGGAAGAAGCGTAGGATTTCAAAAAAGGTTATCAGTGACTGTGTGGAAGTACTAAAGATGAGAATAGGCAAAGAATGCCAAGATTGTTTGGGAGGCTGATGAGAACATGAATTCAAGACCCAGGAAGAAAACGTTTGCAGACCCTGTTGTATATAGTATATGCTAAAAGTATAATAATGCCGGATTGCgctttggctttcattttttattttcatgcctttCATAGATTATTTGACAATTTTGTAGTTCTAATGTGACTAATTCTTACTTCTCTGAAAATAGCAGCTCAGTTACAGTCAATATGCAGCAATGCACAGGAGTAAACGTGTCTGGGTTGCTTTATGGTCCTCGTAATGCTTCGACATGTTTTGCATGTCACTAATACAAATTCTTCTCTGGCAAGCGTGCAATTATTTGCATTACCATGCATTGAAAACAGTATATCTGAGAATAACTGCTGTGGCGTAGCGCAGAAGCACAAGGAGTTGATGTAAAACCTTTGCTCTTCAGTGCAAGTAGGAGATGCAGTAAGCCTGTTTGAGTACTCATAATCCAGTGCCCCTTCTCTCTTAACGTTGACCTCTATTCCTGTAGCTGCATTTGATTTCTGTCAGGCTTTTCATGACCCCATGCGGCAGCACAGTCCCAAATTAATAAGAATCTGTGTTGACAGCTGCTTCAAAAGCTTCTGGCctctttcaaggatttttttttttttccttgcgtgCAGGGTGTTGGATGCAGGCACCCCAGTATTTCTTCTGGTGTTTGTTTTCCAGTGCAGTTCTGACCCCTGGTGCTTGGCGAATCtgtgttttttgctttcttttgcaaattaacTGCTGCAAGGATAGTTTTTTGCTTATTGTTGATGTGTGGCTACTGAATGATTGAAAAGGAAATGTCTTCTGTTGTGTTCTACCAGTGGAGGCTGTGTCTAGGTCTCTTCTTGAATCTGACATGTGCATTAAAAACGGCATTGAAACCGTGCCTCAAGGTGTGCTTGTTGTGTTCTAGTCATCGTGacaatatttattaattatttgctCCTGATTTCTTTGATAGACATTAGCTGGGTTTTTGTACTCTGTGCTTTTGCTATTGCGGTAGTGTCTAAGTTTCCCTATTGTGGTGCTTCCACAAATTACTTTTGAGAATTTGCACACCATCTGTGTGCAATAATAAAGCTTTTAGCAACTCCAGATTGCTGTGCTCGTGGTGGGGAGCATGGATGAAAGCCAGCCCAATGAATTAAGGTCATGTCCCTACTGGGGACAGAAAGCAAACTCTAGGTAAAACAATCTAGACAATCCCTTTGAGAGGCATCTGTTCCTGGTAGGACTTTGGCAATCATGGTTACGGCTGTTAATCTTCAGGCTTCCAGCCACTGAAAGGTAGGAGGAGAGACGTGAGGACTCGCTCCAGGCATTAATGGACACCTGCAGGAAAAATACTTCATGTTTTTGACAGTCATAGGTGGATGGAAAGTATTGTTGAGTAGAAAACTTGTAAAGCTAGccacacaggttaaaaaaaaaatcatgatacaAAGCGAAATAGACAATAGCCACTTTTCAGACAAGGTTTTTAAAAAGGGTTAATACAACTACTGAATCTCTCGCATCAGTGACGATCTCTTAGTGGAGGAGTACTTCATAATACCAAAATTTTATGAACCTGACATTTACAGTattgaggagaaaataaaagcttttggaTATAGGTCTGTGTGGGAGGAAATaatgttgaaaggaaaaaaaacatgaactGTTGTACCAGATAAATACACTATATTAAGAAAATTACGACATGAGAGGGACATCttgtggcacaaaaaaaaaagtatcctggGATGTTACCCCAGGGTCACCATTTCTGGTAGAAATTCTGGGCCTGGTAAGAGGTGAATTTGTTCCAGTTTTTCTTAGAGCAGGACTCTTGCTACCCACTTTCTCATCTTCCCACTCTCTTGTCTCCATGAGCAGAGGATTACAGTACACAAAAGTTCTACCAAATATAATTCTCTTTCTTGGTGCAAATGATActggtttttaatgaaaaaatagattaaaatgtcACAACCATTATTTGACTGAATGTGTGCTTCATCAGTGGCATAAAATGTAACAGTACTTTAGCTGTGGGTGgctaacatttattttcaacttGTTTCACAATCAGATTTCCATATGTTCATATAAATTAAGaagaatacatttaattttcaggAGTACCAAGGGCCATGATTGTATATGATCAACTGAAATTAAACCTAACGTACATCTCTGAATCATGGTATAAGAAGTATGACGTAGTCTTGCTATCAGTGTGCCTGAAACTCTAGATCCCTTGTTTGATTAGTTTTGATCACGTGGTGATAAAAGTTTAATTATCTTTTACAAGCAGTAGTTTTCCCAAGAGTTCTTATTGTAAGTTTGAATGATTTCTTGAATACCTTTTAATAGTCTTAGATGAGGTTGTATTGTGTCACTGTATAGAGTGGGAGAAGTCTCTACAAcgcagaaatattttcagtctctCACAGACCTCAGCCACCTGAACCACACGTTTTAATGTCACTTAGAAGTGGTTCTTCTCGGTAGGCTGGTTGTGCACTTGACCAGAGAGCTGGGGTAGCAAGTAGGTGTATATCCAGCCCAGTTACCTCCCAGTTGCAATTTACACCCTTTGTTGGCCACTTCAGTCTGGCTTCTGGTGCAGGGGTGCTTGAGAGAATTAATTTGAGGTACTGCTGGTTTGGACTTGGGTGTGTTAAGCAAGCAGGAGTAAGTTGGCATGAACTTTGAATAGTTATTCCTCTCAGCTTTGGAGAAACAATAGAATGTCAGTTAAAGGAAGAAACAGATCTGTGTCTTCTACAGAAATACCTGTAAGCTGTTTAGGAGTTAAGCTTGTACTTGTAATAAAAATCTAAACATTGAGGAGTTTGTGATTTGGTGGTgcatcttttgttttgaaatttcagCAACCAGGTGTTGTTTTGGTCAGTCTCACCATTTCCAATACTACCTTGTTTTTATGTATCTGAGATATATTTAAAGTTCAATGTATGTTGTTTTCTTAAGGATGTTTATAATGTGTCTATTCATGCCTACGGATCCAGAAATACTATTTGAATCAATTGGTATGTAAATCATTCTCTGCTTTGGAAAGATAGGAGATAATTTCTCCAGCAGTAATTCAATCATAGCTTGTTTTTTGTATAACCACAATACCCTTGCCTAAATTTAATTCAAAGTTTGTTTCCTAGCTACAGTTCTAGTACTTCAATCGCCATGAGTAGAAATGCCATAAATTATAACAAAAATGAAGGACAATAGTAAAGGGGTCTTTTTCGGGGTAAAGACAGGGTGGGAAAcccaagtttttgttttcaggcttttgCACAAGACTAACTAAAAATCTGCCAAGTCATGCTGTTGTCCGGCACAGATTTTTGACCAATACACGTGtattgtaaaatgttttttttctacttacagGTCAGCTAAAATCCCGAGCATTGCAGTGTGATTGCTTTGAGATCCAGCCCTTTGGCTGCAATTCATTTTCCATTAGGTATTGCACAGAATAACAAACATTTAGCTTAGGTTAACGGAAACCTTGGGTTTGTTGGTACCAGTTGAATTCAGTGTGTGGACTTAGGCTCGTAAGGATGCCAGTTGCACGCTTTCATTTTTGACAAAAGGACTTGATTTGCTGAAGAGCCTCAGTCCAGTTTCTAACTCGTTTGATCAGTCCAAAGACCAATTCCAGCGATGGGCCTGTCCTAAGCCCTGGCAGTGGAGCGGTCTGGTATCCGGGTCGGAGAACGAGCTTCCACATACCATGGGAACGTGTTTTCCAGCATGTCAAGCGGGTAAAACACTCTTGATAAACAAGAAGATACGAGTCTCCTGTGATGACATCTTTGCCTTGTGTGCATCAAAGAGGTTTTTCTGGTTAAATATGCGTGATGGTATTAGCTTATGGTGTGAATACAAGTTTAAGTGCTATGTTCTGAATCTCTTGCGTGTTTGCTCTCTGGAATGTCATTGGGTTTTCTAGTTTGTCTAGTTTGGTGTAGGTTGTCTTGGGGACTGTTGGGGACTGTCAGGGACAATGACGCCTTTGGGTTTTGTGTGTACGCATGCAGGAGGTGCTTCCCTACCTCGAGCAACATCTGGATTGCTGGTGGGACACGGTTCTCAGCTTTGCCCTTGGTTTCAGGTCTCCTAAGCAACACAAACTACACCTAGGAAAAACACGTTTATTCCAGAATAAGCATTTCCCCAAAAAGGGCTCGGATGGAAAAGCCTTAAATGACGACTAAGCGTTTGAATTCACGTCCTTGCCTGGACGGCTGTCATTTGCCGTGctgagaggaggagcaggggtgTGCGGCGGGTGTCTGTCTGGCTGTAGGACCGGGGCGTGGGTGTGTGTCCGTCCGCAGGACCGGGGTGTGCAAGGGAAGAGCCTGCTGCAGAGCGCAGGGGACCCGCTCGTTTTCCCGGCGGCTGCGGGGTCGCGCCGGGTGAGGCACCTACCGCCATCGGCCACTCGTGAAATCGGCTTGCCGAGCGCGTCTTGAGTGGAAACCCGCATTTCCGAGGCTGCGGCCGGCGCTgccagcctccccttccccacccgcGGCTACCGCCggcggcccggggccgggcccggcgctgGGGCGGGCCGAGGGagcggccggggggctgcggccccgctccccgccgggtcCCCGCCGGCGCCGCGCCCTCCTCCGCGCTCCTGcccgcctccctccccttcctccccgccgTCCCCTCCCCCCGGCTCCGCATCGCCGCGGCCGGGGCACACGCCGCCCGTGCCGGCGCTCGGCCGAGGATGCTCCCGGGCTTTTGTTCCCCTGCGGCAGGTAGGGGCCGGagcggccgggcagggctgcgccccgggccgggcggggggcggctgggcggcggcgggggccggagcGGCGCGGTCCGGGAGAGGCGGTGAACAAAAGCGTCGTGCAAAATGGAGCCAGGAGAGAAGGGCTGGACCCCTTCCCCGCCGCGCATCCCTCCGCCTGGATGGCCGGCGGCCGGAATTCGGCCAGGCTGCTCCGCCCGGAAAgcctccccgcgctgcccgccgcccggaGCCCCGGGCCGAGGCCGTGGGGAAGGGTCGGGGGGAAGGAGGTGCAGCGGGAGcctggcagggagcgggggcAGACGGCGGCAAGGAAGCGCTGTAGCAgggcgtggggaaggaggggtggtGATGGAGGTGGTAGCGCGGCGGGAGAGGCGGTTCTGTAAAacactttccccttctctcctgtCAGCCTTTGGGAGGACTCTCGTCCTGACTCGGTGAAGgttccttctccctcttcccccaaccCCTCACCCCTCCTCGGTGAGGCAGCCCACCCAGGAGGGCTTTAAAATCAGCCCTCTCCCGTGTGCCTGTGTGAAGTTGCTGACATGACTGCTGCTGGGTCCCGGTGCACCAGTAGCGGCAGGGAGCCGGATTTAAAGGGGAATTGTGCTGCAGACaatgcacagcagcagcatctggagcagccctggggactggagctctggttttgacaTTGCTACACACACAGCACCAGCCGCAATGACAGCAGCTGCTTGgagtggctgcaggcagcaggcaggagcatgAAGTAGAGAGATCACTGCAGTGCTCAAGATGAACTCCTCTTTGGTTGGCAACCAGAGTGGCCGGCCGTTCTGTCTCCTGGCCATTAGCTATTTGGAGACCATCAATTTTTGCCTCCTGGAAGTGGTTATTATTGTGTTCCTCATGGTGCTGATTATTTCGGGCAACATTATTGTGATATTTGtctttcactgtgcacctctgcTGAACCACCACACCACCAGCTACTTCATCCAGACTATGGCGTATGCTGACCTCCTGGTGGGTGTGAGCTGTCTGGTGCCTTCTTTGTCTCTGCTGCACTATCCTATTGTTTTAAGTGAGTCCTTGGTTTGCCAAATCTTTGGTTATGTGGTATCAGTGCTGAAAAGCGTCTCCATGGCCTCTTTGGCATGCATTAGTATTGACAGATACATTGCCATCACGAAGCCGCTGACCTACAACACGCTGGTTACCCCATGGAGACTTCGAATCTGCATACTGTTCATTTGGCTGTACTCCTGCCTGGTTTTCTTACCCTCCTTTCACTGGGGAAAGCCTGGATATCACGGGGATGTGTTTCAATGGTGTGCCAATTCCTGGAACACCGATCCCTATTTTACCCTCTTCATTGTGGTGATGCTCTATGCCCCGGCTGCTTTCATCGTCTGCTTCACTTACTTCAACATCTTCCGCATCTGCCAGCAGCACACCAAGGAGATCAACGAGAGGCGAGTGCGCTTCAGCTCTCAGgatggggaggctggggaggcacagccctgcccggaCAAGCGCTATGCCATGGTTCTTTTCCGCATCACCAGTGTCTTCTACATCCTCTGGTTGCCCTACATAATCTATTTTCTGCTGGAGAGCTCCAATGTCTATAGTAACCGCATTGCATCCTTCTTGACCACTTGGCTTGCCATTAGCAACAGTTTCTGCAACTGTGTCATTTACAGTCTCTCCAACAGTGTCTTTCAGAAGGGGCTTAAGCGTCTCTCAGGCGCTATTTGTGCCTCTTGCGCTAGACAGAGGGTAGCTAAGGACTCCTCAACCTCTAGGAGCAAAAGATCTTCCAATGGATGTCATGTCTAAGACGCCTGTCAGCTGGACTGGGAAGTGCAGGGACAATTCCATAAATTGCAAAACAAGTTAAATATGATTTTAAGATGTCCAGATTTGCAAAAAGGTTTCTGAGAAATGCTGCTGACATAGAAGAATCAGGAGCACATATCATTgtgatttcactttaaaaaattattgctgTGGAGGAGGCTGTGGAGTTTCACCTccatattaatttttaagaataaagctGTATCTTGACACTTACCTCTCCAGCTGGTGTGACTGAATGGAGTGGGTGTCTGAGAGCTTCGACAAAATGTAGTCTTTCTTACAGCTTTACTAGGTTCTTTCGAGATTCGTGCTTCACATGTAAATGATAGATCTGAAGTGGAAATGTCACAGTATATGGTATATTACAgggattttttaatatatgccaAAGTATATTGACACAATGTTCCAGCATCATAACAGAAGGGGCCAAACAATTTGTTTTTCAGTGCTACTTAGACAGGACTTCTAGAACAGTAGTGAACAATGTGAACATTTTAGTCTTATTGAGCCATGAGTGCAGCGATGTGATCTGAACAGTCGTACGCTTAGGAGGACTGATCTGGCTTCCATGCCCTGTTTCTCTGGTAGGATGCATGTATGTATGCGATCAGAGTATGGCATCTGCACTTTGTTTGTtgtgaagtaaaaagaaaaacttggatCAGACCAAATTTAGCagttaaataaaatgtgttttgataAGCTAAGAGAAAATACATGTCGCTTTATGATACCGGAGTTGTGGCAGCCACTCAAGGATGATGCCAACATGTGAAAATTATTCTCAAACCAGTGGAGAAATGCCACGGTTTTGTATGTGGAAATTTTCTCaagaacaactttaaaaataacatgtcccctttttttttaaatctaaattctTCTGATATTTTACATACTAGAACttaaggggaaaggaaagaaaacaattgtcTTCTAAACAGCTAAGGGAACTATGTAGTAAATTTAACTGTAGTATTTGAGTTATTCATAAGTGCACAGAGCTAAATCAGAGACATTTTTCTTTAGCCTTTGTGGGATTAAATATGGTTCGAATATAGCAGGAGCTAAATCCTGTTGGCAAACGTGTATCTAACTGGTCAAATGAAGTCAGTATCTGAGAAATAAAAGCTCATTGACCACAGTTTTTTCAAGCTAGCTTAGATGAAATATCTTTGAGTACTGCAATGCTGTTAAGAAGGCAGTATGGCCCTCAAATTGATTAGTTTTCCTGAAGAATATCCTTGTCTTTTTACTGATGCCATAttggaaaatgaaagagaacCATGTATTCCTGTAATAATGGATTACAGTCTGCATCTCACCCTATCCCTGGTACAGGGGTATCCCCCCGCCACACCTCTGGTCTGAGAGCCGGTTTACATACCATGACCGTCCGCAGTTCGCTTCCTTCGTTGTGCTTCCAGTCGGTGCATTGGACTGCTGTGAGCCTGGGGAATTCTGTGAGCTTGTGTGTTACAGTTGGTGTGTACTGTTTGTTAGTCATAGCggaaatgaaaaaatactagggaaaagtaatttgatttttttagaaTGGGGGTAATTCTCTTGGCCAAAGGGAAGAGTCTGTATTTTTGTTAAATGGTTTCAGGTCTACTGTTGTTGTAGATCAAGATCATCCTCTTTTTAGTACTCTACCCTGTCCCTCCCACAGGCACACACATACCCTCCTCTCTGGTCTGCTCTGAGCCCCGGCCTCTCGTCTTCCTGCTGCCCTGGAGGATAGCAGTTTGTGTCTCTGTCCTGTGTTTGCACATGCAGCGATTGCTACAGACCATCCTGCTTGCTGCCCATCCGCATTTACTCCAGTACAGTCTTGTGAGGCTGCCAGTGAggaaacagtgaagaaaagagagagcagcagggtGATGCACTCCTGGCATGGCTTGTACTTGTCAGCGCTCATGGCTGATAGACACGAGTTCCTCTTATGGATGTGTGCGTGTACCTGTTCCTGGGGAGAATGGGGCAGAACCCCCTACTATTGCTGCGTAGTTTTGGTTTGAGGGCCCGGTTACAAAGCACGTTTAAGTCATATCTTGGTCTGCTTTCAACATATTTCATCAATAGTCCAAACCTCTCAAGATAAACTTCCTCCTTAGTTCATCTGAAATTTTAAGAACAAAGGTTGTCTAAACCCTGATGCCTTTACGATGACATTTCTTGTTATCTTTTGTAATAGGACAGTGTCTAGAGCCAGGGCTTACACTGTGATCCTTGCACAGACGCGATAGCGGTGATTTGTTCTGCAGAGCTCTTGCAGTCTGAATTTTGGTTAGAGACACAGACAGCCGTGGGGGGAGCGGAGCGTAAGGGTGTAGTGAGTCATTTATAAATGGTATAATAAGTTCACAGCACATCAGCTGGCTAATTGTTCTCAAGTGTTTTGTAGGTATTATGGCAAGGATGGGCTTTGGGGAACAATTTAAGGGCTTTAGTCACTAATatcaaagtgtgtgtgtatggtATTTTTGGAACAGCCTCTCAGGTAAAATCCCAATAGCTTTTCTCTGACTCTTCACCTTATCTAACATTTCCAAGTCTTGAAGTGATGCAATCTATCACTAAAATAGCATCTGATTAAATTTAATAGAAGAAAAGAATCTGCTAGGGCCTAAAACCCTAAAAGTTTCAGGTTGAAGTGGAAGCTGGAGAGCAAagagtgttgcttttttttcatggCATGAACAGAGGGTTTAAATAGGAGCATTGTATGCTAGTTTTTGAGAatatggaaaattttaaaaagtggtaaGGGGTCTAAATCATGGCATAGAGATTTAACTCGAGATGAAGCAGTTGCTACTTCAGCTATAAGCCTAGAATTGTACTTTAAAGTGTAGTGGTTGTTACAGATGCAGATGCATGCTTGCAGCTGTTGTTGCTTTGCAGCTAAGGTTCAGTTATAATATTCCTAACAGCCAGGCTTTTGTTCAGTTGCCTTACTCATCTCAAAGTCTTCATCAGCTCAGATGATTTCCGTGAGAGGTGAAAATCAGAATCTGAAAGTCTCCAAGAGATGAGGTCAGAGAGGAGTTGCAGCCAATTGATGCGTTCAAGTTGCATCTAGTGTTTTTACAGACACTTTTAAATGTTGCCTCAGTAGCTTAGTTTTAGTgtcaaatatttctatttttgtctgtgttaatttattgacttttttaaaatttaaattacatttttttttctctaagttaATTAAGTGTTGATCTAGGTTTGTATGTGATtagatgttttaaatattcataacaTTTGAGTCTGTTGTCTTCAGTGAAATTGCATGGGTGTGAATCTTGTTCACTGTGCCAACtgtggaagaaataattttgaaatgtattaCCTTGTTTGCTCAGCAGTCTGTTTAACATTCTTTGTCATATAGTTAACGTGAGGCACACTAGTCCTTTTCATCACAATCTGTGCTATGAATTGTTAGGCAGCAAACTTTCCAGTTGGATCACTTTCATCATTGTACATATGAAACTAATCCTTTCTTGGCTATATTTGTATCCGAGTGTGCCTGGTGCGTTAGAAATTGGTATCAAGAGCATTGCACAGATGAATGCCACACCAAGGAGAATACAGAAATCAAATTACATCTTCATAAAAATTGTGTGTTGTGATATGATTAAATGAACTAATTTTGAAGTTCCATCTCAgactgtaaatttatttttttttattagggtTATCTGCCTCACTTTCAGATTAAGCTGCTAGAAGGTTCAATTTGCAGGATGCAATTCAGTGGCATTTTTTTAGGACCATGGAAAGGATTTCTATATGCACAACTTCTCAGAAGGTGATAACTTGCTTCATCTAgaactcttgattttttttctaaaaagtttaCTGGAAGTTTAGGTTGTGATTATATTGTCATTTTCCAACTAGGCTGGCAGAAAGTctgtgaaatactatttttttgtaaTCTCCAATCAAGTGACAG contains:
- the GPR21 gene encoding putative G-protein coupled receptor 21; protein product: MNSSLVGNQSGRPFCLLAISYLETINFCLLEVVIIVFLMVLIISGNIIVIFVFHCAPLLNHHTTSYFIQTMAYADLLVGVSCLVPSLSLLHYPIVLSESLVCQIFGYVVSVLKSVSMASLACISIDRYIAITKPLTYNTLVTPWRLRICILFIWLYSCLVFLPSFHWGKPGYHGDVFQWCANSWNTDPYFTLFIVVMLYAPAAFIVCFTYFNIFRICQQHTKEINERRVRFSSQDGEAGEAQPCPDKRYAMVLFRITSVFYILWLPYIIYFLLESSNVYSNRIASFLTTWLAISNSFCNCVIYSLSNSVFQKGLKRLSGAICASCARQRVAKDSSTSRSKRSSNGCHV